The Gemmata palustris genome includes a region encoding these proteins:
- a CDS encoding Glu/Leu/Phe/Val family dehydrogenase yields the protein MPPGNPASNPFISSPTYLMACQQLRNVARAIQLDSGVAERLMLPKRSQIVSVPVRMEDGRTEVFVGYRVQHSLTSGPSKGGLRYAKNVDLGEVAALAMWMSWKCGIMNLPYGGAKGGIAVDPAELRGGEKERLTRRFTDEIQNIIGPRVDVMAPDMGTDEQTMAWIYDTYSMKVGYACPEIVTGKPVELGGCVGRKEATGRGVVYCISEAFDELNIKSEGATAVVQGFGNVGSVTCDELVKIGTKVVAIGDRYGSIRNDRGINIARLNEYVSRNERKTIVGFPEAEAIPDAELLITPCTVLVPAAMERVITAENAGKLKCRVLAEGANGPTDPEADAILANTDVFVIPDILCNAGGVTVSYFEWVQDLAQFMWDEEEVNAQLKKLMLGAFKRVRDEAKGRKIGNRLAALSLGVQKVAREKNKRGLYP from the coding sequence ATGCCCCCGGGCAATCCGGCCTCAAATCCGTTCATCAGTTCGCCGACGTACCTGATGGCGTGCCAACAGTTGCGCAACGTCGCGCGGGCGATTCAGCTCGATAGCGGGGTCGCCGAGCGGCTCATGCTGCCGAAGCGGTCACAGATCGTCTCCGTGCCGGTGCGGATGGAAGACGGGCGCACGGAAGTGTTTGTCGGGTACCGCGTGCAGCACTCGCTCACGAGCGGGCCGAGCAAGGGCGGCTTGCGGTACGCGAAGAACGTCGACCTCGGCGAAGTCGCCGCGCTCGCGATGTGGATGAGCTGGAAGTGCGGCATCATGAACCTGCCCTACGGCGGCGCGAAGGGCGGCATCGCGGTGGACCCGGCCGAGCTGAGGGGCGGCGAAAAAGAGCGCCTCACGCGCCGGTTCACGGACGAGATCCAGAACATCATCGGCCCGCGCGTGGACGTGATGGCGCCCGACATGGGCACCGACGAACAGACGATGGCGTGGATCTACGACACGTACTCGATGAAGGTCGGGTACGCCTGCCCCGAGATCGTGACCGGCAAGCCGGTCGAGTTGGGCGGGTGCGTGGGCCGCAAGGAGGCCACCGGGCGCGGCGTGGTGTACTGCATTTCCGAGGCGTTCGACGAACTGAACATCAAGTCTGAGGGCGCGACCGCGGTGGTCCAGGGGTTCGGTAACGTCGGCTCGGTGACGTGCGACGAACTGGTCAAGATCGGCACGAAGGTGGTCGCGATCGGCGACCGCTACGGCTCGATCCGCAACGACCGCGGCATCAACATCGCGCGGCTCAACGAGTACGTGTCCAGGAACGAGCGGAAGACGATCGTCGGGTTCCCGGAGGCCGAAGCGATCCCGGACGCGGAGTTGCTCATCACGCCGTGTACGGTGCTCGTCCCGGCCGCGATGGAGCGCGTCATCACCGCGGAGAACGCCGGGAAACTGAAGTGCCGCGTGCTGGCCGAAGGCGCGAACGGCCCGACCGACCCGGAAGCCGACGCGATCCTCGCGAACACGGACGTCTTCGTCATCCCGGACATCCTGTGCAACGCGGGCGGCGTGACGGTGTCGTACTTCGAGTGGGTGCAGGACCTCGCGCAGTTCATGTGGGACGAGGAAGAGGTCAACGCACAGTTGAAGAAACTGATGCTCGGCGCGTTCAAGCGGGTGCGCGACGAGGCGAAGGGGCGGAAGATCGGCAACCGCCTCGCGGCCCTGAGCTTGGGCGTGCAGAAGGTCGCCCGCGAAAAGAACAAGCGCGGCCTGTACCCGTAA
- a CDS encoding DNA-3-methyladenine glycosylase family protein — protein MALLGVTLHLDYAPPLDWAFFLGYFSGRLTTGVETVESGHYTRAVEIDGDTGTITVAPHASQHQLSVSVRGPVARHTDAIRARVRQMFDLDADPAAVRVALATEPRMSALVAARPGIRVPGAWSHFELLVRTIVGQQVSVRAATTIMGRIATRFGHRMSNSDSAPPDLLFPAPEVLADGDLSSIGMPTQRVRALRAVARAVADRALVFTDPDQNAVRATLLALPGIGPWTVEYFALRGLRDSDAWPGSDLVLKRAVESPITEAWRPYRGYAAQHLWLDATQRAAPRRTSTPQNGS, from the coding sequence ATGGCCTTGCTCGGTGTCACACTGCACCTGGATTACGCGCCGCCGCTCGACTGGGCGTTCTTCCTGGGCTACTTCAGCGGCCGATTGACGACCGGTGTCGAAACTGTCGAGAGCGGACACTACACGCGCGCGGTGGAAATTGACGGCGATACGGGCACCATCACCGTTGCGCCACACGCGAGCCAGCATCAGTTAAGCGTTTCGGTCCGCGGGCCGGTCGCACGACACACCGACGCGATCCGCGCTCGCGTGCGCCAAATGTTCGATCTGGACGCCGACCCCGCAGCAGTTCGAGTCGCGCTCGCCACCGAGCCGCGGATGAGCGCGCTGGTTGCGGCGCGCCCCGGTATCCGGGTTCCCGGCGCCTGGTCGCACTTCGAGCTACTCGTTCGCACGATCGTCGGCCAACAGGTGAGTGTGCGCGCCGCAACTACGATCATGGGACGAATCGCCACGCGCTTCGGGCACCGAATGTCGAATTCCGATTCCGCGCCCCCGGATCTACTCTTCCCCGCGCCGGAGGTACTCGCTGACGGTGATTTGAGTTCGATCGGGATGCCGACTCAGCGAGTGCGGGCACTGCGCGCGGTCGCACGGGCGGTCGCGGATCGAGCACTTGTATTCACCGATCCCGACCAGAACGCGGTGCGAGCGACCCTCCTCGCACTGCCCGGAATCGGGCCGTGGACGGTCGAGTATTTCGCTCTGCGCGGATTGCGAGATTCCGACGCCTGGCCCGGGTCCGACCTAGTGTTGAAGCGCGCGGTTGAGTCTCCGATCACAGAAGCGTGGCGCCCGTACCGGGGCTACGCGGCCCAGCACCTCTGGCTCGACGCAACCCAACGCGCGGCACCGCGCCGAACCTCCACCCCCCAGAACGGCTCCTGA
- a CDS encoding nucleotidyltransferase domain-containing protein — MTTAHDLDLPALAQWGIERVPTALFWTVSGSHVYGFPSADSDIDLRGCFLAPLRAIVGLRQPTDTVEPKGELEGRELEAVSHEVGKYLRMMCKHNGYVLEQVFSPLVAHGADFLARLRPLAQKCVTKHCHNHYRGFLHTQRKLFEKETAKRAKTLLYAYRVALTGVHLLETGEVQTHLPTLNERFRLGFIPELIARKANAEFGTLNAVDVAFHTQQLDEWESRLNAAYEASTLPTEPPVEELDRFLVELRLPGA, encoded by the coding sequence ATGACCACTGCCCACGATCTCGACTTACCCGCACTCGCGCAATGGGGCATCGAGCGCGTGCCGACCGCGCTGTTCTGGACGGTCAGCGGGTCGCACGTCTACGGCTTCCCCTCGGCGGACAGCGACATCGACCTGCGCGGGTGCTTCCTCGCGCCGCTGCGTGCGATCGTCGGTTTGCGGCAGCCCACAGACACCGTTGAGCCGAAGGGCGAACTCGAGGGGCGCGAATTGGAAGCGGTGAGCCACGAAGTCGGGAAATACCTCCGCATGATGTGCAAGCACAACGGGTACGTGCTCGAACAGGTCTTCTCGCCGCTCGTCGCACACGGCGCAGACTTCCTCGCGCGCCTGCGCCCGCTCGCGCAGAAGTGCGTTACGAAGCACTGTCACAACCACTATCGTGGGTTCTTGCACACGCAGCGGAAGCTCTTCGAGAAGGAAACGGCGAAGCGCGCGAAGACGCTGCTGTATGCGTACCGCGTGGCGCTCACCGGCGTTCATCTGCTCGAAACGGGCGAAGTGCAAACGCACCTGCCCACCCTCAACGAGCGGTTCCGGCTGGGCTTCATCCCGGAACTGATCGCGCGCAAAGCGAACGCCGAGTTCGGTACGCTCAATGCCGTGGATGTCGCGTTCCACACGCAACAACTCGACGAATGGGAATCGCGCCTGAACGCGGCCTACGAAGCGAGCACGCTCCCCACAGAACCACCAGTCGAGGAATTGGACCGATTCCTAGTCGAACTGCGTTTACCGGGTGCGTGA
- a CDS encoding methylated-DNA--[protein]-cysteine S-methyltransferase codes for MSYVYKTMPSPIGELKLIGSEKGLAAILWENDDPLRVRLEAGSEDPHHPVLVATEQQLNEYFAGTRKVFSVALDFVGTPFQQKVWRALLSIPFGETRSYGELARQIGHPTSARAVGAANGKNPISIIGPCHRVIGSSGKLTGYAGGLAAKALLLRLEGVPDIDAVK; via the coding sequence ATGAGTTACGTTTACAAAACGATGCCGTCCCCCATTGGTGAACTCAAACTCATCGGCAGCGAAAAGGGCCTGGCCGCAATTCTCTGGGAGAACGACGATCCGCTGCGTGTGCGACTCGAAGCCGGTTCGGAAGACCCGCACCACCCGGTGCTCGTCGCGACGGAACAGCAATTAAACGAATACTTCGCGGGTACGCGGAAGGTGTTTTCGGTCGCACTCGATTTCGTCGGCACCCCGTTCCAGCAGAAAGTGTGGCGCGCGCTACTGAGCATTCCCTTCGGTGAGACTCGGAGTTACGGGGAACTCGCCCGACAAATCGGGCACCCCACGTCCGCCCGTGCAGTCGGCGCGGCCAACGGGAAGAACCCGATTTCGATTATCGGCCCGTGTCACCGCGTAATCGGCTCGTCTGGCAAATTGACCGGGTACGCGGGCGGACTCGCGGCCAAAGCGCTGTTACTTCGACTGGAAGGCGTGCCAGACATCGACGCGGTGAAGTAG
- a CDS encoding WD40 repeat domain-containing protein translates to MLKHEAKLIDPDAPLIVSALTDATVAANKRCRARLLADDPAKWRKFARAVAAKPEGWEMFRGGRGGVPATQVLAAWWTDAIGRKHVVVRGRRVEHDEAKRLLLKEELAARTPLWHAYPEYVCRRTVGGTEQIVCACGCGAVGTPESLGWMGETCGPCFDRKEELGAAGLRANLPGVLYGERDPLGALGVLACSPDGNRVAAREGDDIVCYWDMRARTPRTVIEFSGGRVTDVAITSDNQRLLVTGMGYPDTRIGLLAVFDVTTDPPQRIDTEGTPASPGLRIVALPDSRLALFHRWSGRSVAEIVRIPSGEVVRSLDLKPDSYGRFALSPDGTRFITCGPDPVVAGVNSMRVSMRLPIGTNIVAFSHDGKRVFAQNNGRLVAYDSVTGAQVISVTTNRDRVPDYTRSLAIDPAGEFVYAGSNYNGRLFVVRADTLKLHATFDWHLGPINGLAISADGSRLFSAGGDGCVKVWPIRDLLRGT, encoded by the coding sequence ATGCTCAAACACGAAGCGAAGTTGATCGACCCGGACGCGCCACTGATCGTGTCGGCGCTGACGGACGCGACTGTCGCCGCGAACAAGCGGTGCCGCGCCCGGTTACTCGCGGACGATCCCGCGAAATGGCGGAAGTTCGCGCGGGCCGTTGCCGCGAAGCCCGAGGGGTGGGAGATGTTCCGCGGCGGGCGCGGCGGCGTACCCGCAACTCAGGTTCTCGCCGCGTGGTGGACCGATGCCATCGGGCGCAAGCACGTCGTCGTTCGCGGTCGGCGTGTTGAACATGACGAGGCGAAGCGGCTGCTCCTGAAAGAAGAACTCGCCGCGCGCACCCCGCTGTGGCACGCTTACCCCGAGTACGTCTGTCGGCGAACGGTGGGTGGCACGGAACAGATCGTGTGCGCTTGCGGGTGCGGCGCAGTGGGTACGCCCGAGTCGCTGGGCTGGATGGGTGAAACGTGCGGCCCGTGTTTTGACCGCAAGGAAGAACTGGGCGCGGCCGGACTACGCGCGAATTTACCGGGCGTGTTGTACGGCGAGCGCGACCCGCTCGGGGCGCTGGGCGTGCTGGCGTGCTCGCCGGACGGGAACCGCGTCGCGGCGCGCGAGGGGGACGACATCGTCTGCTATTGGGACATGCGGGCCCGCACCCCGCGCACTGTGATCGAATTCAGTGGCGGGCGGGTGACGGACGTGGCCATCACCTCGGACAATCAGCGCTTGCTCGTTACGGGGATGGGGTACCCGGACACGCGGATCGGGCTGTTGGCCGTGTTCGATGTGACGACCGATCCACCGCAGCGGATCGACACAGAGGGCACGCCCGCGTCGCCGGGGTTGCGCATCGTCGCGCTGCCCGACTCGAGGCTCGCGCTCTTTCACCGCTGGAGCGGCCGCAGCGTTGCGGAAATCGTTCGCATTCCTTCGGGTGAAGTCGTTCGTTCCCTCGACCTGAAACCCGATTCGTATGGCCGGTTCGCCCTTTCGCCCGATGGTACGCGGTTCATAACGTGCGGCCCCGATCCCGTCGTCGCCGGTGTGAATTCGATGCGCGTTTCCATGCGCCTGCCGATTGGGACGAACATTGTCGCCTTCTCGCACGACGGGAAACGGGTGTTCGCCCAGAACAACGGGCGGTTGGTGGCCTACGACTCGGTCACCGGCGCCCAGGTCATTTCTGTCACAACAAACCGTGACCGCGTTCCCGATTACACTCGGTCCCTCGCGATCGACCCGGCCGGCGAGTTCGTGTACGCGGGCAGCAATTACAACGGGCGGCTGTTCGTTGTGCGCGCTGATACGCTGAAGTTGCACGCGACGTTCGACTGGCACCTCGGTCCGATCAACGGCCTCGCGATCTCGGCCGACGGCTCGCGCCTCTTCAGTGCAGGAGGCGACGGGTGCGTGAAGGTGTGGCCGATCCGCGACCTGCTCCGGGGCACGTGA
- a CDS encoding phosphoribosylaminoimidazolesuccinocarboxamide synthase, which translates to MPAEPLFQSQVPGFTPRHGKVRDVYDLGDKLVIVATDRISAFDHILSTPIPGKGVILTALTLFWLKQLNIPNHLISADLSQMPNAFQREELEGRAMLVKKTTVVPVECVARGYLAGSGWKEYQAHGTVCGIPLPAGLELASKLPEPIFTPATKAEDGEHDENISFEQMVKAVGAETAAELKTKTLDVYRRAAEFAEKRGIILADTKFEWGRLPSGEIILIDEVLTPDSSRYWPKDTYQPGSSPVSFDKQFVRDWLETTDWDKSSPPPVLPEAVVTRTVAKYQEALARLTATT; encoded by the coding sequence ATGCCCGCAGAACCGTTATTTCAAAGTCAGGTACCGGGATTCACCCCGCGCCACGGGAAGGTGCGCGACGTGTACGATCTCGGCGACAAACTCGTTATCGTCGCGACCGATCGCATCAGCGCGTTCGATCACATCCTGTCCACGCCGATCCCGGGTAAGGGCGTGATTCTCACCGCGCTGACGCTCTTCTGGTTGAAGCAGCTCAACATACCGAACCATCTCATCAGCGCGGACCTCTCCCAGATGCCGAATGCGTTCCAGCGAGAGGAACTCGAAGGGCGCGCGATGCTCGTCAAGAAAACGACCGTCGTGCCGGTGGAGTGTGTCGCGCGCGGGTACCTCGCGGGTTCGGGCTGGAAGGAGTACCAGGCGCACGGCACCGTGTGCGGCATCCCGCTCCCGGCCGGGTTGGAACTCGCGAGCAAGCTCCCGGAGCCGATCTTCACGCCCGCGACGAAGGCCGAAGACGGCGAGCACGACGAGAACATCTCGTTCGAGCAGATGGTGAAAGCGGTCGGGGCCGAGACCGCGGCGGAGCTGAAAACTAAGACACTGGACGTGTACCGCCGGGCGGCAGAGTTCGCGGAGAAGCGCGGGATCATCCTCGCGGACACGAAGTTCGAGTGGGGCCGGCTCCCGAGCGGCGAGATCATCCTCATCGACGAGGTGCTGACGCCGGACAGTTCGCGCTACTGGCCGAAGGACACGTACCAGCCGGGTTCCTCGCCAGTTTCGTTCGACAAACAGTTCGTCCGCGACTGGCTCGAAACGACGGACTGGGACAAGTCCAGCCCGCCGCCCGTGCTGCCCGAAGCCGTAGTGACGCGCACCGTGGCGAAGTACCAGGAAGCACTCGCGCGCCTCACGGCGACGACTTGA